Within Carassius gibelio isolate Cgi1373 ecotype wild population from Czech Republic chromosome A21, carGib1.2-hapl.c, whole genome shotgun sequence, the genomic segment TGTGAGCATGAGAGAGTGAGTTTGTGCGTGAGCAAGGTAGTCAGCGAGTAAGTGTGAGCTGAGTGTGTGAGTCTGTGCGTCTGCGTGAGTGAATGAGagcatacacttttttttttttctttttttttttttacacaaacaaaaaacacaatacaaagagttaaacaatattttggtacattaatcaaaatgtggggaagtcgtggcctaatggttagagggttggactcccaatcgaagggttgtgagttctagtctcgggccggacggaattgtgggtggggggggagtgcatgtacagttctctctccaccttcaataccacgactgaggtgcccttgagcaaggcatcgaacccccaactgctccccgggcgccgcagcataaatggctgcccactgctccgggtgtgtgttcacagtgtgtgtgtgtgttcactgctctgtgtgtgtgcatttcggatgggttaaatgcagagcacaaattctgagtatgggtcaccatacttggctgaatgtcacttcactttcacttcactttcctTTCCTTCAAAACAgaacaataatgataaaaaacacacataaattatttataagAAAAGActaagaattaaattttttttttttttttttcaagatgttAACTAGCCTAATGAGAGACCCATTCTTATGTTGTATCATCTTTCATGAGTTTCCCGTGACTTTTACTTTCTGTGGCTTTCTTTCATATTCAtctgagttgtgtgtgtgtgtgtgtgtgtgtggacattaCAGGTCAACGGGGCCAATCTCAGCTCTATACACATGATAGGTGTCAGTTTAGGGGCACACATTTCAGGTTTCACTGGGGCCAATTTTAATGGGAGAATTGGCAGAATTACAGGTGAGAATAATCCGTTCTCCTCCTGAAGCTTCGAGCCGTCTtcaatttcagtgtgtgtgatttGACTATGATGTTTCCGTGTCTCACTCAGCGCTGGATCCAGCAGGGCCGAAGTTTAACGGTCAGCCTCCCAGTAAACGTCTCGACCCGACTGATGCCCAGTTCGTGGAGGCCCTGCACACAGACATGGACGGTGTGTTTCTCACACAAGCTCTTCAGGAAACAAGCAATCACAGCAGTCTAACACTGAAGCTTTCATTGCCCAACACCACCAGCATCATACTACATGTAAATCTAGAGCTAGTTAACTCATCGTCGTTTTCTTGTAGCGCTGGGCTATCGTGATCTCCTGGGTCACATCGACTATTATGCAAACGGAGGAGCGGATCAGCCTGGATGCCCAAGAAGCATCTTTTCAGGTcagatttttaccattataattgcattttaatgtaacCTCAATGAAAAATAGtattacacaaacacacgcacatacagaatgggatcagtaagattttttatgttttttttttaaagaagtgtcttctgctcaccaaggctgaatttatttgattaaaaatacagaagaaaattaatattatgaaatgtgtTTAGTCTGTAGTTTCTAAAGATTTTTCATTCTTCCGAAAACTCCTGATGTTCCACAGGCTCGCAGTATTTCAAGTGTGACCATCAGAGGTCCGTGTTCCTCTACATGAGCTCACTGAACGGCTCGTGTCCCATCACTGCGTACCCCTGTGACTCCTACACACTCTTCCAGGACGGGAAGTGCATGGACTGTGGGAAGTTCGCGCCGGACGGATGCCCTGTTTTCGGTAAACTCTGAACACTGAGTGAACTCTGTGTGATCAGGGGCTTGTTCTGAGACAGATGTGTTTTAATGCTGTGTGCAGGTTATGATGCTGTGCGCTGGAGAGACCGTCTGCTGCAGCTGGGACAAACCAGGACTTTCTTCCAAACTAATAAAGAGTTTCCATTCTGCAGTGAGCTTCTTCTGTTACTTGCATTATTAACATCAACTGTGACTAGGTTCAGCATTGAGATATAGATATAACAGTTTTTGACTCCACCAGAGTTCGGCTACAAGGTCGATATAGTCACATGGAACCAGAAAACACACTGGGGACATTTAACCATTAAATTAAGCAACAGAAAGGAAGAGGTGCAAGTTGAGCTCAATCAGTAAGTGTGTGAGCATCTCGTATCAGGAGTATGCCCAGAACGATCTTCTGGATGCTGATGTTGGTCCTCTCTCTTCCAGTAAGACCCTGATGTTTGAGAGGTTTGTGGAGAGCAGTGTTCTGGCTCAGTTTGAGCGAGACGTCCAGCCTGTGAAAGAGATCACGCTCCGGTTCTGTACGGGGAAAGGACTCCGGCCGCGGACGAAACTCCGGCTCCTGAGCATCCGGCTCACTCCTCTCCAGAACCAGCTCAGGTCTGTGTGCTTTCATCTGAGGGAACAGTTCATCTGAAACTCTTGCAGAAAGCGTCTGAGCTGTTGTTGTGCATCGAGAGACTGGAGCTGCTCTGTTGTCTGTTAGAAGACTTCAGGCCAAACCACAGCTCTGTGAATTCAGTTATCTGTGCTTCATTTAATTCAAGCATGAGACCATGGTGTCATACAAGTGTGTGTTTGATGATGGAAGTAAAACCAAACATACTCAAAActtaaagtaatgatgctgaaaatacagctgcgcatcacagaaataaattacactcaCACTGCCAATATTAATTAAGATGAATTGAATGGTTGTCTTGTGTTTCAGCGGTGCTCTGTGTCGCTATGATCTTCTGCTGGAGGAAAATAAAGACGTGACGTTCCGACCGGTTCCCTGTGAAGACTCGAACTTCTGATCCAGACTCTCTCTGTCCGATCTGAAGCGGTTCCTCTCGGGTCAGCCCTTCAGAATTGTGATTTACTGTGTTTTATTCTCTTCGTGAAGgaacttgtttatttgtttttatgtaaacatttttgtaaatgtgtATCAGTGATATTTATGGTATTACTTTAATTGTCTGAGTTGTTACTGGTGTTTTTCCTACAAAACCCCTTTTTACATCACGTCACTTCTTGCCTTTCTGCCCACTGCATTTAAAATGATATCATGATAAATCCATGCATCTATAAATATAATATCAATGTTAATACATAACACTCTACCATTTCAAATTTGGGGGTCAAGTAcctattgtttgttgttgttgttgttgtttttttaattgatcaaaagagacatttatattatttgtatttatttttttaacttcctGTTCATCAGACTTCTGAATAAATGtatcacacacaaacattaagaagcaactgttttcaatagTGATAATTAGAAATGCAGTAAATCAtaatttttcatgatttctgaagatcatgtgacactgaagactggaggaatgatgctgaaaatacagcggagcatcacagaaatacattacactttaacacagattcacacagaaaacagatgttttacattaacataatatttcataatttttactgtattttttatcaaataaatgcagccctggagAAAAAGTCTTCCTGGAGCCTAACAGTATTCGTTGAGCTTCAGAATCCTCCTTCACACAAGatggaaaaagaaaatgtataaagatgaaattaaatgtaaggtcagGTGTAAATTAGTCTAACCAATCAATGCATTTGA encodes:
- the lipia gene encoding lipase member H; the protein is MVWRVVYVLLLMFDALRAEECTEMTDLDLKDSLTGTSLSVRLLLYTRVNLSCGHLLSHQEPFSNPRFNLSSPSTFLIHGYRPTGSPPLWLTEFVQLLLQRRDMNVIVVDWNRGATNINYWKVVDNTRKVAANLTDLIQKMEVNGANLSSIHMIGVSLGAHISGFTGANFNGRIGRITALDPAGPKFNGQPPSKRLDPTDAQFVEALHTDMDALGYRDLLGHIDYYANGGADQPGCPRSIFSGSQYFKCDHQRSVFLYMSSLNGSCPITAYPCDSYTLFQDGKCMDCGKFAPDGCPVFGYDAVRWRDRLLQLGQTRTFFQTNKEFPFCKFGYKVDIVTWNQKTHWGHLTIKLSNRKEEVQVELNHKTLMFERFVESSVLAQFERDVQPVKEITLRFCTGKGLRPRTKLRLLSIRLTPLQNQLSGALCRYDLLLEENKDVTFRPVPCEDSNF